The proteins below come from a single Micromonas commoda chromosome 8, complete sequence genomic window:
- a CDS encoding predicted protein, translating to MDDDDYLRDLMRGGGSDSDDDSEDGRPAPGASARGGGVEEGAFAALALGGVHGSESSSSSSSSSPSDSDADVEGGDASGSGSGPEDAAENGWTWSTGAAPGATLARGATAKKKKPILMPGEKRSLKKRHMAELRAARAEVRNGWTPQDVKRELESMVAAGRREWTPPGGGVRAADAKIIRKLARCYPNLRCDSETSAASGRKKRAYVRVVNLAHPVNHGGAEVDAERGAFSGRGRALGGGGDGGDDGNLGSAISEINPAASARAAEIAAPVPTREKFLADPVRLARLARFLGRGRVEGTAGEGTAVSGAAASGPSRRGAGRGGVDGRGNRTRGRLAGHAPVFSSAGIVDGIGGGVARAAAEEEEDGEDDDAMDVAGGVSGMERAPRHPSSYAADFGAFEAHTTGFGSRLMRRMGYVEGGGLGPNGRGISEPVSQSRRPKNLGLGATGAG from the coding sequence atGGATGACGACGATTACCTCCGCGACCtgatgcgcggcggtgggtccgattccgacgacgactcggagGACGggcggccggcgccgggagcgagcgcgcgaggcgggggggTCGAAGAGGGAGCGTTCGCAGCGCTCGCGTTGGGCGGCGTCCATGGGagcgagtcgtcgtcgtcgtcgtcgtcgtcgtcgccgtcggattcggacgcggacgtcgagggaggcgacgccTCGGGGTCGGGATCGGgccccgaggacgccgcggaaaACGGCTGGACGTggtccaccggcgcggcgccgggcgccaccctcgcgcggggcgccaccgcgaagaagaagaagcccaTCCTCATGCCCGGCGAGAAGCGCTCGCTGAAGAAGCGACACATGGCGGaactgcgcgccgcgcgcgcggaggtccGCAACGGATGGACACCTCAGGATGTcaagcgcgagctcgagtccatggtcgccgcggggcgacgcgagtgGACCCccccgggcgggggcgtgcgAGCCGCGGATGCCAAGATAATCAGGAAACTCGCGAGATGCTATCCGAACCTTCGATGCGACTCTgagacgagcgcggcgtccgggcgGAAGAAACGGGCGTACGTCCGGGTGGTGAACCTCGCGCACCCGGTCAATCACGGCggggcggaggtggacgccgagcgcggagcGTTTtcggggcggggacgcgcgctcggcggcggcggcgacggcggcgacgatggcaaTCTCGGCTCGGCAATCTCGGAGATtaaccccgccgcgtccgcgcgcgccgcggagatcgccgcgcccgtcccgacGCGCGAGAAGTTCCTCGCCGATCCCGTCCGACTCGCCAGGCTCGCGCGGTTCCTCGGGCGgggccgcgtcgagggcacAGCCGGCGAGGGCACGGCTGTGTCGGGAGCGGCTGCGTcgggcccgtcgcggcgcggggcggggcggggcggggtcgacggccgcgggaaccggacgcgggggcgcctcGCGGGCCACGCGCCGGTGTTCAGCAGCGCGGGGATCGTCGAcgggatcggcggcggcgtcgctcgggcggctgcggaggaggaggaggacggggaggacgacgacgcgatggacgtaGCCGGGGGCGTATCGGGCATGgaacgggcgccgcgtcatCCGAGCTCCTACGCCGCGGActtcggcgcgttcgaggcgcaCACCACGGGTTTCGGGTCGAGGTTGATGCGTCGGATGGGGTacgtcgagggcgggggGTTGGGACCGAATGGACGGGGCATATCAGAGCCGGTGTCGCAGTCGCGCAGGCCGAAAAACctgggcctcggcgcgacgggcgcggggtga
- a CDS encoding predicted protein, whose translation MSGGTLAPRPPRREKAPGGNPRPSGRLIRAHAPGRSPREPLREGGGNGSGERRASGGPPSSSSSWHQRWAATSKRPSPPKAASHLEPDDDKENDDDRRPGKSSALVDRGARAAFDFVAAVSSDARAFLARQKPTRRSSRAVSTSPESSSDAAPSRGGGRGTKRWNGSTILDPNAWPCAAPTDGRLHENLGENKPGKRDDGCARRGDGQSNGQSNGKSNGRRSRSTRLTLVVAEARRAWSADADPRACAAGLGETEPATDRGIKNVNREVNSREKDPGSRPTDGRAAPAWAVDRAEASHEYRRKSKSAHAGSRHAKRPDWNSDVSTEQAGARQGTPVRGLRQQVGEWRARCEALEVENESLREATRAALSGAEASEAEVRALIARVSALEGELERRRGRARDASSSSPAPAAVSGNGSDSTSPFSGDWSPPPVHASLAGSSVDDSPPARIAGFIARGGVTGNERGNFALSSEKGSPGSAGSIVGESHGAVPEPPSPVLFVLDDDDEEEEEEEEEGAMFAADVDSVVDDLVAFAVEGAAEAFADDDRYDDRYDDRYDDRYDDETHVVTHDSPDDVTPVVRSTPTTLVPCAACADRAARLDAVVAEKDELVSAAAASAALANEYRARMHHAKLDRDGDGYVGLDELLRHELFASYSQAVVERIHAFFPYGDRRKHGALDVDDFVKLTRWTEDRSTRDAQRFWFTIVDVDGDGVVGAHDVKWLYDSIWKGDAGTCVSLEDLVCQVADMAGVGCGNLSGGVRGGAGDATRRASTPPRFAPRPPGSAAARVPTRVPSQRPSARSVVGPDLADLRRCGLAPGVFGLLLNHGDMLLRRSTAEFSDRDVPM comes from the coding sequence ATGAGCGGTGGGACGctggcgccgcggcctccgAGGCGGGAGAAGGCCCCGGGTGGTAACCCCCGGCCGTCCGGTCGACTTATTCGGGCCCACGCCCCcgggcgttcgccgcgggagccgctGAGGGAGGGAGGCGGGAACGGGTCGGGGGAACGTCGCGCGTCCGGGGGTCCGCcatcgtcctcctcgtcgtggCATCagcggtgggcggcgacctcgaagcgcccgtccccgcccaaGGCCGCGAGCCATCTcgaacccgacgacgacaaggagaacgacgacgatcgccgaCCGGGAAAGAGttcggcgctcgtcgaccggggggcccgcgccgcctttgacttcgtcgcggcggtgtcgagcgacgcgcgagccttCCTCGCGAGGCAAAAGCCCACTCGTCGGAGCTCCAGGGCCGTATCCACCAGCCCGGAGTCGTCCTCGGACGCCGCacccagccgcggcggcggccgaggaaCCAAGCGATGGAACGGTTCGACGATCCTCGACCCGAACGCCTGGCCGTGCGCAGCCCCGACGGACGGTAGGCTCCACGAAAACCTCGGTGAAAACAAGCCCGGAAAAAGAGACGACGGATGCGCGAGACGAGGTGACGGACAAAGTAACGGACAAAGTAACGGAAAAAGTAACGGACGAAGATCGCGCTCCACGCGCCTCACCCTCGtggtcgcggaggcgagacgcgcgtggagcgcggacgcggacccgcgcgcgtgcgccgcgggcttggggGAGACGGAACCCGCCACCGATCGGGGAATAAAAAACGTCAACCGCGAGGTAAACTCGCGAGAAAAAGACCCGGGATCGCGTCCGACGGatgggcgcgcggcgcccgcgtgggcggtcgaccgcgccgaggcgtcgcaCGAATACAGGCGCAAGTCCAAGTCCGCGCACGCGGGCTCGAGGCACGCGAAGAGGCCCGATTGGAACTCGGACGTTTCCACCGAACAGGCGGGTGCGCGACAGGGAACGCCGGTTCGGGGTTTGCGCCAACAAGTCGGCGAATGGCGCGCCCGGTGCGAGGCTCTGGAAGTCGAGAACGAATCGTTGAGAgaggcgacccgcgcggcgttgtccggcgccgaggcaTCGGAGGCGGAGGTCCGCGCCCTGATCGCCAGGGTGAGCGCCCTggagggcgagctcgagaggAGAAGAGGGagggcgagggacgcgtcgtcgtcgtcgccggcgccggcggccgtTTCTGGAAACGGCTCcgactcgacgtcgccgttctCCGGCGACtggtccccgccgccggtccacgcgtccctcgcgggtAGCTCGGTGGACGAcagcccgccggcgcgcatAGCCGGGTtcatcgcccgcggcggagtgaCTGGGAACGAGCGCGGAAACTTTGCGCTATCCTCGGAGAAGGGCAGCCCGGGCAGCGCGGGAAGTATCGTCGGGGAGTCGCACGGCGCCGTTCCTGAACCTCCGAGCCCCGTGctcttcgtcctcgacgacgacgacgaggaggaggaggaggaggaggaggagggggcgATGTTCGCGGCGGATGTTGactccgtcgtcgacgacctcgtcgcattcgccgtcgaaggcgccgccgaagccttcgccgacgacgaccgttacgacgaccgttacgacgaccgttacgacgaccgttacgacgacgagacccaCGTGGTGACCCACGACTCCCCTGATGACGTGACTCCCGTCGTTCGTTCGACTCCCACGACGCTCGTcccgtgcgccgcgtgcgccgaccgagccgcccgcctcgacgccgtcgtcgcggagaaggatGAACTCGTttcggctgcggcggcgtcggcggcgctcgcgaatGAGTACCGCGCGAGGATGCACCACGCCAAactcgaccgcgacggcgacgggtacGTCGGCCTGGACGAGCTGCTCCGCCACGAGCTCTTCGCGTCGTATTCCCAAGCCGTCGTGGAGCGGATCCACGCGTTTTTTCCATACGGCGATCGTCGCAAacacggcgcgctcgacgtggacgacttCGTCAAGttgacgcggtggacggagGACAGGAGCACGAGGGACGCGCAGCGGTTCTGGTTCACGATAGTCGACGtggacggtgacggcgtggtgggcgcgcacgacgtcaAGTGGCTGTACGATTCGATTTGGAAaggcgacgccgggacgTGCGTGAGTCTCGAGGATCTGGTGTGCCAGGTCGCCGACATGGCTGGAGTCGGATGCGGCAATCTGTCCGGGGGGgtccggggcggcgcgggggacgcgactcggagggcctcgacgcccccgcgtttcgcgccgaggccgccggggagcgccgccgcgagggtgccgacccGGGTGCCGTCTCAAcgcccgtccgcgcgctcggtcgTCGGACCCGACCTCGCGGACCTGCGCCGGTGCGGGCTCGCGCCGGGAGTCTTCGGGCTGCTCTTGAACCACGGCGACATGCTGCTGCGCCGGTCCACCGCCGAGTTCTCCGACCGGGACGTGCCGATGtga
- a CDS encoding gliding motility related cam kinase gives MGTTSSKGSKTKAALRATSPGAGSTPSGTSPAHLRGQLAQPSIKNTRRVQDIYDMKAVLGTGGYAVVWSAVHKTTRKEYAIKVMKATASATPKDGEVSVDEIRNEIEVMKKLKHANVVYIKEYFVQNGKFYIVMSHLRGGELLDALLDLGNYTEEDAKMIARQLLDALAYMHLNNVTHRDLKLENLLLARPNDISSVVIADFGLARNAKTARQVFQTQCGTPSYVAPEILLGKPYTPAVDVWSMGVILYTLLIGSFPFAHDDQQTLFRLICSGKMDTAQPEWNHVSDEVKDLLRGLLDVNPLTRLTAADALNHTWFTSNLDCSSRDLRKSRLRLHNFADALKLDVRTFRPGDYIVRQGEIGREVFLIRDGTCDVIVTHPDGTSTQIAQRGKGDFIGEMAVAKSDGHIDDSDVSRPGKARTASVVAASAVTATVLSRADMQWAVDHDYALEGELANVVETRRLELQRTERPSVGL, from the exons ATGGGCACGACGTCGAGCAAGGGTTCCAAGACTAAGGCTGCGCTGCGCGCCACcagccccggcgcgggctcgacgccgagcggaacctcccccgcgcacctccgcgggcagctcgcgcagcCGAGCATCAAAAACACGCGCCGGGTCCAGGATATTTACGATATGAAGGCGGTGCTCGGAACCGGCGGGTACGCGGTGGTGTGGAGCGCGGTGCACAAGACCACGCGCAAGGAATACGCCATCAAAGTCATGAaggccaccgcgagcgccacacccaaggacggcgaggtcTCCGTCGACGAGATTCGCAACGAGATCGAGGTGATGAAAAAACTGAAGCACGCCAACGTGGTGTACATCAAAGAGTACTTTGTCCAGAACGGCAAGTTCTACATCGTGATGTCGCACCTCAggggcggcgagctgctcgacgcgctgtTGGACCTCGGCAACTACACC gaggaggacgccaagaTGATCGCTCGACAGCTCctggacgccctcgcgtaCATGCACCTCAACAATGTCACGCACCGGGACCTCAAGCTCGAGAACCTCCTGCTCGCCAGGCCGAACGACATATCCTCCGTGGTCATCGCCGATTTTGGCTTGGCGAGAAACGCCAAAACCGCGAGGCAGGTTTTCCAGACGCAGTGCGGCACCCCGTCCTACGTCGCTCCCGAGATTCTCCTCGGCAAGCCGTACacccccgcggtggacgtgtgGAGCATGGGCGTGATCCTATACACCCTCCTCATCGGTTCCTTCCCGTTCGCGCACGACGATCAGCAGACCCTCTTCCGGCTCATCTGCTCCGGCAAGATGGACACCGCGCAGCCCGAGTGGAATCACGTCTCCGACGAGGTGAAGGATCTGCTCCGCGGCCTTCTCGACGTCAACCCGCTCACGcggctcaccgcggcggacgccctGAACCACACTTGGTTCACCAGCAACCTCGACTGCTCGTCCAGGGACCTGCGCAAGTCCCGTTTGAGGCTTCACaacttcgccgacgcgttgaAGCTCGACGTGCGAACGTTTCGGCCCGGCGATTACATCGTTCGGCAGGGCGAGATCGGCCGCGAGGTTTTCCTCATCCGCGACGGGACCTGCGACGTCATCGTGACCCACCCGGACGGTACCAGCACGCAgatcgcgcagcgcggcAAGGGAGACTTCATCGGGGAGATGGCCGTCGCCAAGAGCGACGGTCACATCGACGATTCAGACGTCAGCCGCCCGGGCaaggcgaggacggcgagcgtcgtggcggcgagcgcggtgacggcgacggtgctgAGCAGGGCGGACATGCAGTGGGCGGTGGACCACGACTACGCCCTGGAGGGGGAGCTCGCGAACGTGGTGGAGACCCGGCGGTTGGAGCTGCAGCGGACGGAGAGGCCGTCCGTGGGGTTATAG
- a CDS encoding predicted protein yields the protein MRKNNSRSDRLTAFEARKSVRMGTSHQILRAKGSTANTSPIGVEGNRGLPSSVRHFRPVAARGKSREFSRGAGRGWAERRSPPTERGRGSGGCVMSALREAARATRAPRIRKQAMELTEAAAARIKELLAKRAKPYLKIGVRTRGCNGMTYTMNYADDGDKGKFDEVVTHEASGVKVIIDPAALMHVVGTKMDFVTDRLRSEFVFENPNAKGECGCGESFNV from the coding sequence ATGCGCAAAAATAACTCGAGAAGCGACCGTCTGACGGCTTTCGAGGCACGAAAATCGGTCCGTATGGGAACCAGTCATCAGATTTTGCGGGCGAAAGGAAGCACGGCGAACACGTCGCCAATCGGCGTCGAAGGAAACCGCGGGTTGCCCAGCTCGGTGCGTCACTttcgccccgtcgcggcaCGGGGAAAGTCGCGCGAGTTCAGTCGAGGCGCGGGGAGAGGCTGGGCCGAACGACGGAGTCCACCGACGGAAAGGGGCCGTGGGTCTGGCGGGTGCGTGATGTCCGCCCTACGGGaggccgcgcgggcgacgcgcgcgcctcggatAAGGAAGCAAGCCATGGAGCTCACCGAGGCTGCGGCAGCGCGCATTAAGGAGCTCCTTGCCAAACGCGCCAAGCCGTACCTCAAGATCGGGGTgcgcacgcgcgggtgcAACGGGATGACCTACACGATGAActacgccgacgacggcgacaaggGGAAGTTCGATGAGGTGGTGACACAcgaggcgagcggcgtcAAGGTCATCATAgatcccgccgcgctgatGCACGTCGTCGGCACGAAGATGGACTTCGTTACGGACAGGTTGCGGAGCGAGTTCGTGTTCGAAAATCCCAACGCGAAGGGCGAGTGCGGCTGCGGGGAGTCGTTCAACGTGTAG
- a CDS encoding predicted protein yields the protein MATAEERAELEAEKRRVQSQNQLLEENLRRIEEQEAQLQLGIDQLEQERAQIRDEEHQKLKASLSKREADLEARIAAAERAEAAAARAQDLLAEEKKSAAGHATELERAAQTAEDALHDARGRIAAEEAAIAATNARVKELEEQLLDADEVRRQLHNQIQELRGNVRVFARMRPPAPGTQCAVKAIDVESMSITDRLGDEAVFSFDKCFGPEATQEDIFEDVSQLVQSALDGYKVCLFSYGQTGSGKTHTMLGAGEGDQRGIIPRAVQKVLEHAEQLSKKGYEYTMEASYVEIYNEQVRDLLKPGADHDEKHKIVSAPEGGCPTVSGVEREPVRSVDAAAGLVRRAAAARAVEATQMNAQSSRSHTLFLLYITGRHAASGQLLNGCLNLVDLAGSERTARSGAEGQRMKEACAINKSLSSLGDVFMSISRGDKHIPYRNSKLTHLLAPCLGGDGKTLMMVNVAPEPESAEESMHSLKFAAQVNAVELGGGKTRAKRNVTYENKENAGANVVVGPAAAAAAKAGDKARRSSMMPLPPGALARRASMAVGKRPPGADLTGRAAKR from the exons atggccaccgcggaggagcgcgcggagctcgaagCGGAGAAGCGGCGCGTGCAGTCGCAGAatcagctcctcgaggagaaCCTTCGCAGGATCGAGGAGCAGGAGGCTCAGCTGCAGCTCGGCATCGACCAGCTcgagcaggagcgcgcgcagaTCAGGGACGAGGAGCATCAAAAGCTCAAGGCGTCCCTGTcgaagcgcgaggcggacctcgaggcgcgaatcgccgccgccgaaagagccgaagcggcggcggccagggcgcaggatctcctcgccgaggagaagaaatccgc CGCCGGTCACGCCACCGAGCTCGAGAGGGCGGCGCAAACGGCGGAGGATGCCCTGCACGACGCC cgcgggcgcatcgccgcggaggaggctgcgatcgcggcgaccaacgcgcgcgtcaaggagctcgaggaacagcttctcgacgccgacgaggttcGCAGGCAGCTCCACAACCAGATCCAGGAGTTGCGCGGCAACGTGAGGGTCTTTGCGCGCatgcgcccgcccgcgcccgggaccCAGTGCGCGGTCAAGGCGATCGACGTCGAGTCCATGTCCATCACCGAcaggctcggcgacgaagccgtcTTTTCCTTTGACAAGTGCTTCGGCCCCGAGGCTACCCAGGAGGATATCTTCGAGGACGTCAGCCAGCTGGTGCagtccgcgctcgacggctACAAGGTTTGCCTCTTCTCCTACGGACAGACGGGCTCCGGCAAGACGCACACcatgctcggcgcgggcgagggggaTCAGCGCGGTAtcatcccccgcgccgtgcaAAAGGTGCTGGAGCACGCCGAGCAGCTCTCGAAGAAGGGGTACGAGTACACCATGGAGGCTTCGTACGTCGAGATTTACAACGAACAGGTTCGGGACCTCCTCaagcccggcgcggaccACGACGAGAAGCACAAGATCGtgtccgcgcccgagggtGGATGCCCGACGGTTTCCGGGGTGGAAAGAGAGCCCGTGCgaagcgtcgacgccgccgcgggtttggtccgccgcgccgccgcggctcgggcggtggaggcgacgCAGATGAACGCGCAATCGTCGCGGTCGCACACGCTCTTTCTGCTCTACATCACCGGGCGACACGCGGCTTCGGGGCAGCTGCTCAACGGCTGCCTCAACCTGGTGGACCTCGCGGGTAGCGAgcgaacggcgcggtcgggcgcggaggggcAGCGCATGAAGGAGGCTTGCGCCATCAACAAGTCGCTGTCCTCGCTGGGCGACGTGTTCATGAGCATCAGCCGCGGCGATAAGCACATCCCGTACCGCAACAGCAAGCTCAcgcacctcctcgcgccgtgcctcggcggcgacggtaaGACGCTGATGATGGTCAACGTCGCTCCGGAGCccgagagcgccgaggaATCCATGCACTCGCTCAAGTTTGCCGCGCAGGTGaacgccgtcgagctcgggggcGGGAAGACCcgcgccaagcgcaacgTCACCTACGAAAACAAGGAAAACGCCGGGGCCAACGTGGTCGtcggaccggcggcggcggcggcggccaaggctggaGATAAGGCGCGCAGGTCCAGCATGATGCCCCTGCCGCCGGGtgcgctcgcgaggcgcgcgagcatGGCTGTGGGCAAGCGCCCGCCGGGTGCGGACCTCACCGGCCGGGCCGCCAAGAGGTGA
- a CDS encoding predicted protein translates to MGPPGEPPRKPWGAPASYGRGAKKPPAVGARARRSSAPVYNPPVPRAARGDDDEGDSAPSRAGTVDDANFRAWQRVASNAKASSRPEKDPTPPSPFGSDIDALAAPDGSYVPLGEHTHASFHDLGPEEKRKVAKLIRQVVELSEARSKLEKELDELRARCVTEEGARKDAQAAEANGRAEIETLRGKLARALATINALARGDARASLAMGQASGELTITPLPDTPAKAAASNVAANGVVTEPTDDSSIDSCAHRSTVGSPPETIVVRTSGVAREEATPTPSTPPAVVIAAAAAAAAAAENAAAPANAKAATAAKPPPGSPFIPGLSPGSARDLRWLSAVQSGTSRAPAWAKASMLAAAARNAAALKTAPGSDSSSPSPSPGPATPMSATRSIRSGATMNMTLSPDSSVSVAAPSPPNVNDAGRPADTPHESSRSAKDGEGRARRERTLTPSSAPELPPEVLDAAKRAAAADPDDPLVAALAAAAAAQAGIHWEPFGMNSPAGVGSPRAAAAAAEQGGGVERPKVLRFDPEMGPSGAFYFADASVDTTSASSMAAGSPVGDPGGGDSFDSSFAVERVHAHTSAAETNEGMTNGEAESEAPKKKGGPSGDVVADVAEKVTGRTVAAVLGVDEDGRRVSAEEAARFMLRVDREMTSYAAAAAAPQSAPVTHPSPPGFMAPPTATRRHRDLDHDATFAFSDASFSAVVHPPDMSPPSRIIEEFLVLKGTTPAPATCDGDKIFKKQQSTAAPSPETAAALEACLGVTEPRADPVGDHVSSAPVTPVRAFDEFVKRRHGDGRASSIVQIAAEQVRLGAANNTSGARGARAGATSASSPAPPPSSLGGFGGGGGKKPAFVLTPNSLATRREKAAAVAERLLALERTEAAAGEVVAAERVEVPSPSPERPPAEAAAARTPAPVAWEIPSPEPPPAEAGSKPAKSKPVESTRRRRAVAGADGTPPREKDTPARLLDDARAFAFDVSLVDLVDEAEAMLREEEDEEEEEDTRTRGGATNHKPPSPRTGDTKRRASGGAGGRVTPAGRKNPQGSSKGSRAPLGPMRQRDYNKFGGVRTPPSGGERKKPGWFTSYRSFSVGRAGEPGL, encoded by the coding sequence ATGGGACCCCCGGGCGAACCCCCGCGCAAGCCctggggcgcgccggcgtcctacgggcgcggcgcgaagaagccgcccgccgtcggcgcccgcgctcggcgctcgtccgcgcccgtctaCAATccccccgtcccccgcgcggcgaggggcgacgacgacgagggcgattccgcaccctcgcgcgccggaaccgtcgacgacgccaactTCCGCGCGTggcagcgcgtcgcgtccaacgccaaggcgtccTCGAGACCCGAGAaggacccgacgccgccgtcgcccttcggctcggacatcgacgccctcgccgcgcccgacggatCGTACGTGCCCCTCGGCGAAcacacgcacgcgtcgttcCACGACCTCGGCCCGGAGGAGAAGCGCAAAGTGGCCAAGCTCATACGACAGGTGGTGGAGCTCTCCGAGGCGAGGAGTAagctggagaaggagctggacgagctgcgagcgcggtgcgtcacggaggagggcgcgaggaagGATGCgcaggcggccgaggcgaacgGACGAGCGGAGATCGAGACGCTCCGCGGAaaactcgcgcgcgcgctcgccaccatcaacgcgctcgcgcgaggagacgcgcgcgcgtcgctcgcgatggGGCAAGCATCGGGTGAGTTGACGATCACGCCGCTGCCGGATACCCCCGCAAAGGCCGCCGCatcgaacgtcgccgcgaacggagTAGTGACGGAACCGACGGATGACTCTTCGAtcgacagctgtgcgcaTCGATCAACCGTCGGCTCACCCCCGGAGACTATCGTCGTGCGGacgagcggcgtcgcacgagaggaggcgacgccaacgccctcgacgccccccgccgtcgtcatcgccgccgccgccgccgccgccgccgccgccgagaacgcggccgccccggcgaacgcgaaagcggcgaccgccgcgaagccgccgccgggttccCCGTTTATCCCCGGCCTCTCcccgggctcggcgcgggatcTGCGTTGGCTCTCCGCGGTGCAGtccgggacgtcgcgagcgcccgcgtGGGCCAAGGCGTcgatgctcgccgccgccgcgcggaacgcggcggcgcttaAGACGGCACCCGGATCCGattcttcgtcgccgtcgccatcgccggggCCAGCGACGCCCATGTCCGCGACTCGCTCCATTCGttccggcgcgacgatgaaCATGACGCTCTCGCCCGACAGCAgcgtcagcgtcgccgcgccgtccccgccgaacGTAAACGACGCCGGGCGACCGGCAGATACACCACACGAGTCGAGCCGCTCGGCGAAGGATGGCgaaggacgagctcggcgtgagAGAACgctcacgccgtcgtccgcccccgAGCTCCCGCCCGAGGTtttggacgccgcgaagagagccgcggcggcggacccggatgatcccctcgtcgccgccctcgccgcagccgccgcggcgcaggctgGGATCCACTGGGAACCCTTCGGAATGAATTCACCCGCGGGTGTTgggtcgccgagggcggcggcggcggcggcggagcagggcggcggcgtcgagcgaccGAAGGTGCTTCGCTTCGACCCCGAGATGGGGCCGTCCGGGGCGTTTTatttcgccgacgccagcgTGGACACGACGAGCGCatcgtcgatggcggcgggctcgcccgTCGGGgacccgggcggcggtgactcGTTCGACTCGAGCTTCGCGGTTGAGCGAGTTCACGCGCatacgtccgcggcggagacgaacGAGGGGATGACGAACGGGGAGGCGGAGTCGGAAGCGCCGAAGAAAAAAGGCGGACCAagcggggacgtcgtcgcggacgtcgcggagaaggtgACGGGTCGcacggtcgccgcggtgctcggcgtcgacgaggacgggcgtCGGGTGTCCGCGGAAGAGGCTGCGAGGTTCATGCTCCGGGTCGACCGCGAGATGACGAGCtacgcagccgcagccgccgcgccccagtccgccccggtgactcacccgAGCCCCCCGGGATtcatggcgccgccgaccgcgacACGCCGCCACCGGGACCTGGAccacgacgcgacgttcgcgttcagcgacgcgagcttcaGCGCGGTCGTGCACCCCCCGGACATgtccccgccctcgcggatcATCGAGGAGTTCCTCGTGCTCAAGGGTaccaccccggcgccggcgacttGCGACGGCGACAAAATCTTCAAAAAACAACAATCAacggccgcgccgtcgccggagacggctgccgcgctcgaggcgtgcCTCGGGGTCACGGAACCGAGGGCGGACCCCGTGGGGGACCacgtctcctccgcgcccgtcactcCCGTTCGGGCGTTCGACGAGTTCGTCAAGCGGCGacacggcgacggtcgcgcgagctccatCGTTCAAATCGCCGCGGAACAGGTGCGGCTCGGGGCGGCGAATAATACGAGCggtgcgcggggggcgcgcgcgggggcgacgtccgcgtcgtcacccgcacccccgccctcctccctcggcggcttcggcggcggtggcgggaaAAAACCCGCGTTCGTGTTAACCCCGAAcagcctcgcgacgcggcgagaaaaagccgccgccgtcgccgagaggttgctcgcgctcgagcggaccgaggcggcggccggcgaggtggtggccgcggagcgcgtggaggtgccgagcccgagccccgaacggccgccggcggaggcggcggcggcgaggacgccggcgccggtggcgtgGGAAATTCCGAGCCCCgagccgcccccggcggaaGCCGGTTCAAAGCCCGCGAAATCAAAGCCCGTCGAAAGCACTCGCCGACGGAGAgcagtcgccggcgccgacgggacTCCTCCGCGCGAGAAGGACACCCCGGCCAGGcttctcgacgacgcgagggcgttcgcgttcgacgtgtcgctcgtcgacctcgtggacgaggcggaggcgatgctgcgcgaggaggaggacgaggaggaggaggaggatacCCGCacacgcgggggcgcgaccAACCACaaaccgccgtcgccgaggacgggtGATACGAAACGACGCGCttccgggggcgcggggggtcgcGTCACGCCCGCCGGTCGAAAGAATCCTCAGGGGTCCTCGAAAGGGTCACGCGCGCCTCTCGGACCCATGCGCCAGAGGGACTACAACAAGTTTGGCGGGgtgcggacgccgccgagcggggGCGAGCGAAAAAAGCCGGGCTGGTTTACTTCCTATCGGAGCTTCTCCGTCGGCAGGGCGGGGGAACCCGGGTTGTGA